Genomic DNA from Marinitoga sp. 1197:
CTATCAAAACTTTTAAAGCCATTAAAAGCACCTCCACATAATATTATTATACTTCTATTGATTCAAATAGATTTTCAAGGTTAAGATATACAATTAACCTGTTACTTATTTTTAAAACTCCATTAACTTTCCCGATGAATTTTCCGCTCTTTGATGGGAGAATATCTAGTTTTTCATCATCAAAAGAAATTACATTATTTACTTTGTTTACTAATATTCCCAATTCTTCTTTATTATGTTTCATTATAATTATACTATCAAATTCGAAATCTTCATCAATTTCTAAGTCTAAAATTTTTGTTAAATCAAAAACTGGTACAATTCTTCCTCTCAAATTTACAATTCCCTCAATGAATTCTCTTGCATTTGGAACAGGCGTAATATCCTCTTTTTCAATAACCATTTCCACATATTCAACATCGATTCCAAATTCCTGATTTGAAATTTCAAAAGATAAAATTTCTTTTTGCATAAAATCACCTCTTTATATTTCATTTAGGTTTGTGATGTCAAGTATTAAAGCTATTCTACCATCACCTAAAATTGCACCGCCACTGAATTCTTTTACACTATTTAAATATTTTCCCAAAGGTTTTATAACTATGTCATCCTGTCCTAAAAGACTGTCAACGACAACACCATATTTTTTATTTGCGGTTTTTACAATAACAACCTTTTCTATATAATTATTATCATTTCTTTCCATTTTAAAGACATTTCTTAATCTTATTAAAGGAATGACCTCACCTCTTAAAACAAAAACCTCATTTCCCTGAACTATTCTAATATCACCATCTGTCATTTTTTGTGTTGTATCAATATTGGCAATTGGTATTGCATAAACAAAATCGTCAATTGTTACTAACAAAACCTGTATTATGGATAATGTCAATGGAAGTCTTATAATTATTTTTGTTCCAATATCTTTTTTTGAAGAGATAGTAACACTACCATTTAAGGATTCAACAACGGTTTTAACAACATCCATCCCAACACCACGACCGGATAAATCTGTTGCTTGTTTCTTAGTAGAAAATCCAGGTAGAAATATAAATGAGAAAATTTCTTCATCACTCATTGTTTGAATCATAGAAGAATCAACAAGTCCTTTTTCTACTGCTTTGTTTGCGATTACTTCTCTATCTAATCCTTTTCCATCATCTTCAACACTAATTACAACTCCATCACCTTCATGCCATGCGGATAATTTAATAGTACCAACCTTTGATTTTCCTTTCTTTATTCTCTCATCAATAGGCTCGATTCCATGATCTATAGCATTTCTTATTAAATGAATTAAAGGATCACCTATTTCATCTACAACAGTTCTATCAAGTTCAGTATCTTCACCTTCAATTATTAAATTTACTTCTTTTTTTAATTTTTTTGCAGTATCTCTAACAAGTCTGGGGAATCTATTGAAAACAAATGCAATAGGAATCATTCTGATTTTCATAACAATATTTTGTAAATCAAGAGTTATTCTACTTAAATTTGCAAGACTTTCATCAACATCTTTTATTTCATATTTTCTTAATGTTTCAGTTATTCTACTTCTTGAAATAACCAATTCAGCCATTAAATTCATCAATTGATCTAATTTTTCAATATCGACCCTTACTGATTGAAGTTGTATTTTTTTCTTTGATGTGGAAGGCTTTTCCACTGAGACACTCTCTTTTTTATTGTTGTTTATTTCCTTTGGGACACTATTCTGCTTTTCAAAATCCTCACTTTCAAAAGCATTTATAGCAATGCTCTCAACTTCAGAAATTCCTAATAGACTTTCTCTTAACTCATCAGCAGAGACATTTATTATTACGCCTAATTCAATTTCGAGGTCGAATTTTTCATCTTCTATATCCTGTGATGATGGGTTTGTATAAACAACTTCACCTCCCAAATCATCGATTTTGTGTAAAACCATAAAAGCTCTTGCGGCTTTTAACTGTACGTTTTTATCAAATTTAACATTAATCAAAAAGAAGTTAAGGTTCTTTTCTTTTGCGGCATTATATAAATTCTTTAATGATTCTCTTGTTATATCATCTAAATGAGATAATTTATCAGAAGCATTAGCAGTTTGAGATGGAACTGGAATATTTTCATTTGGATTTTGTGATGTCTCTATATTTTCCATAATGTATTTTTCTAATATAGATATTAAATCATCTAAAGAAGTTAAATTTCCTTTTCCACCATTTGAAATATCTGCTATACTTTCATTAAGAGCATCAAGTGTTTTAAAAAGTAAATCAATTAAATCTGAGGTAACTTTTGTTTCGCCTTTCCTTATTTTGTCCAGAATATTTTCCATTTTATGTGATACTTTTGCAATTTTGTCAAATCCCATAGTACCTGCCATACCTTTAAAGGTATGCATAACCCTGAAAATTTCATTTACTTTTTCCATATTATCTGGATTGGATTCTAAATCTAATAATTCATCGTTTAGTTTTTGTAAATTTTCATTTGCTTCTTCGATAAAAACATTTAAATAAACATCCATTTCTCCCATAAGATCAGACCTCCTATAAAAACAATTTTAAA
This window encodes:
- a CDS encoding chemotaxis protein CheW codes for the protein MQKEILSFEISNQEFGIDVEYVEMVIEKEDITPVPNAREFIEGIVNLRGRIVPVFDLTKILDLEIDEDFEFDSIIIMKHNKEELGILVNKVNNVISFDDEKLDILPSKSGKFIGKVNGVLKISNRLIVYLNLENLFESIEV
- a CDS encoding chemotaxis protein CheA gives rise to the protein MGEMDVYLNVFIEEANENLQKLNDELLDLESNPDNMEKVNEIFRVMHTFKGMAGTMGFDKIAKVSHKMENILDKIRKGETKVTSDLIDLLFKTLDALNESIADISNGGKGNLTSLDDLISILEKYIMENIETSQNPNENIPVPSQTANASDKLSHLDDITRESLKNLYNAAKEKNLNFFLINVKFDKNVQLKAARAFMVLHKIDDLGGEVVYTNPSSQDIEDEKFDLEIELGVIINVSADELRESLLGISEVESIAINAFESEDFEKQNSVPKEINNNKKESVSVEKPSTSKKKIQLQSVRVDIEKLDQLMNLMAELVISRSRITETLRKYEIKDVDESLANLSRITLDLQNIVMKIRMIPIAFVFNRFPRLVRDTAKKLKKEVNLIIEGEDTELDRTVVDEIGDPLIHLIRNAIDHGIEPIDERIKKGKSKVGTIKLSAWHEGDGVVISVEDDGKGLDREVIANKAVEKGLVDSSMIQTMSDEEIFSFIFLPGFSTKKQATDLSGRGVGMDVVKTVVESLNGSVTISSKKDIGTKIIIRLPLTLSIIQVLLVTIDDFVYAIPIANIDTTQKMTDGDIRIVQGNEVFVLRGEVIPLIRLRNVFKMERNDNNYIEKVVIVKTANKKYGVVVDSLLGQDDIVIKPLGKYLNSVKEFSGGAILGDGRIALILDITNLNEI